From Synoicihabitans lomoniglobus, the proteins below share one genomic window:
- a CDS encoding cryptochrome/photolyase family protein, which translates to MSESPTIVWLRQDLRLADHPALAAAAARGGAVVPVYIWDEAGEGDWPLGGASRWWLHHSLAALDDALQGKGSRLVLRAGRAIEVLRALMAETGATAVYWSRRYEPGSIKRDREVKAALREDGAEVRSFNSALLHEPHTIRNKQGGPFKVFTPFWRHCLAREKEAVTPDLPATLRSPQTWPTCDDLSAWKLLPRRDWADGFSERWRPGENGAHEALAAFADEVINQYSDQRNFPGIRGTSRLSPYLHFGEISPRQIWAAVAALGAERGVFPASKGAQVFLAEVGWREFAYHLLFHFDHTPTHPLRDEFAAFPWRADEDGTLLRAWQNGRTGYPIVDAGMRELWATGWMHNRVRMVVASFLVKHLRLPWQRGAEWFWDTLVDADLASNTLGWQWSAGCGADAAPYFRVFAPVLQGGKFDGDGDYVRRWVPELASLPNKHLHAPWEAPEQVLTAAGVALGRNYPHPIVDHKEARDAALAAYQELRQGGRP; encoded by the coding sequence GTGAGCGAATCCCCGACCATTGTTTGGCTTAGGCAAGATCTGCGTTTGGCGGATCATCCGGCGTTGGCGGCCGCCGCGGCGCGAGGCGGGGCGGTGGTTCCGGTCTATATTTGGGACGAAGCGGGGGAAGGCGATTGGCCGCTGGGCGGCGCGAGCCGCTGGTGGTTGCACCATTCATTGGCGGCGTTGGATGACGCCTTGCAGGGCAAGGGCAGTCGACTCGTGCTGCGCGCGGGCCGGGCGATCGAGGTGCTGCGCGCACTCATGGCGGAGACCGGCGCGACGGCGGTGTATTGGTCGCGTCGTTACGAACCCGGTTCGATAAAACGGGATCGGGAGGTGAAGGCGGCGCTGCGCGAAGACGGTGCGGAGGTGCGCAGTTTTAACAGTGCGTTACTGCACGAGCCGCACACGATTCGTAACAAACAGGGAGGTCCGTTTAAGGTTTTCACGCCGTTTTGGCGGCATTGTCTCGCACGAGAAAAAGAGGCGGTGACTCCGGATTTGCCGGCGACGCTGAGGTCACCGCAGACGTGGCCGACGTGCGACGATTTGAGCGCGTGGAAACTGTTGCCGCGTCGCGATTGGGCGGACGGGTTTAGCGAGCGTTGGCGACCGGGGGAAAACGGTGCCCATGAGGCGTTGGCGGCGTTTGCTGATGAGGTGATCAATCAATACTCCGATCAGCGCAATTTCCCGGGGATTAGGGGCACGTCGCGGCTTTCGCCGTATTTGCATTTTGGGGAGATCAGTCCGCGGCAGATTTGGGCGGCGGTGGCAGCGTTGGGCGCGGAGCGGGGCGTCTTTCCTGCGAGCAAGGGAGCGCAGGTGTTTTTGGCGGAAGTCGGGTGGCGCGAGTTCGCGTATCATCTGTTGTTTCATTTCGACCACACACCGACGCATCCGTTGCGCGACGAGTTTGCCGCCTTTCCGTGGCGTGCGGATGAGGATGGGACATTGCTGCGCGCCTGGCAAAACGGACGCACTGGCTATCCGATTGTGGATGCGGGGATGCGCGAATTGTGGGCGACGGGTTGGATGCACAATCGCGTGCGCATGGTGGTGGCGTCGTTTTTGGTCAAACACCTGCGGCTGCCGTGGCAGCGCGGCGCGGAGTGGTTTTGGGATACCCTCGTCGATGCCGATCTGGCGAGCAACACGCTGGGGTGGCAATGGAGCGCCGGTTGCGGGGCTGATGCGGCGCCGTATTTTCGCGTGTTTGCGCCGGTGTTGCAGGGTGGAAAATTTGATGGCGACGGCGACTATGTGCGGCGCTGGGTGCCGGAGTTGGCGTCGTTGCCGAACAAGCATCTCCATGCGCCGTGGGAAGCCCCGGAGCAAGTGCTGACGGCGGCGGGAGTGGCGTTGGGGCGGAACTATCCGCACCCAATCGTCGATCACAAGGAAGCGCGCGATGCGGCGTTGGCCGCCTATCAGGAATTGCGCCAAGGAGGGCGGCCGTGA